In Lusitaniella coriacea LEGE 07157, one DNA window encodes the following:
- a CDS encoding pentapeptide repeat-containing protein, which translates to MKFKLLTSVAIFAGVSLSTPARAENAQHTNQLLSTNQCPQCDLSGAGLVMSNLVGADLRGADLSRANLSRANLTGANLMGANLSGASLNGANLSNAVLVGVDLTGTDLRDAYLVNANLLGTTLESSYIQGTVGIPSYAGKPENFYGWAVVEAQRGNYEAAIAHYNTAMQIDAEYAPAYLGRGVAFFRLNNYAAASHDAKVAARLFEKKQDATGYQASQNLLKAVEIALDPPSRDGGGGGGGFQNFIGSVGSLLLQFLF; encoded by the coding sequence ATGAAATTTAAACTATTAACCTCCGTTGCTATCTTCGCTGGCGTGAGCCTTTCAACCCCAGCAAGGGCAGAAAACGCGCAACACACCAACCAACTCCTCTCGACAAATCAATGTCCCCAGTGCGATTTATCCGGTGCGGGTTTGGTGATGTCAAATCTAGTGGGGGCGGATTTGAGAGGGGCAGATTTGAGTCGGGCAAACCTCAGTCGGGCGAATTTAACCGGGGCGAATTTAATGGGGGCAAACCTTAGCGGTGCATCTCTCAATGGCGCAAATCTCAGTAATGCGGTTTTGGTGGGAGTCGATTTAACCGGAACGGATTTGAGGGATGCTTATTTGGTTAATGCCAATTTGCTGGGAACGACGTTAGAGAGTAGTTATATCCAGGGAACGGTGGGAATTCCCAGTTATGCGGGGAAACCAGAGAATTTTTACGGTTGGGCGGTGGTTGAAGCACAACGAGGAAACTATGAAGCCGCGATCGCGCATTACAATACAGCAATGCAGATTGATGCAGAATATGCTCCGGCTTATTTAGGGCGAGGAGTGGCATTTTTCCGATTGAATAATTATGCCGCAGCCTCCCACGATGCGAAAGTGGCAGCGCGTTTGTTTGAAAAGAAACAGGACGCAACGGGATATCAAGCATCCCAAAACTTGCTCAAAGCGGTTGAAATCGCCCTTGACCCTCCCAGTCGCGACGGTGGTGGCGGTGGCGGCGGATTCCAAAACTTTATCGGTAGCGTCGGTTCTTTGCTGTTGCAATTTCTGTTTTAA